In Tachysurus fulvidraco isolate hzauxx_2018 chromosome 9, HZAU_PFXX_2.0, whole genome shotgun sequence, the sequence AGCAGGACCTGGTCAGATCATCATTGTATCAGAAGGTTTCCTTGGTGGACTCGCTGAACAGTAAAAAAACAGGTCTGGAGCGAccaagtcaaagcccagatctaaatctTATAGAGATCCTGTGCGGTGATTTGAAGTGGACTGTGGATGTAAGAAACCCCTCAAACCCACAGCTTAAAGAGTTGTGCATTGAGGACTGGGGGAAACGTTCTTCCAGTCGATGTCAGAAACTGGAGGATGGCTAAAGATACAttgaggttatttcagccaaaggggGAAACACCAGCTATTAGGACccagggtgtacaaactttttcACATGAGTGTATAAGCCTTTGTGTGCATTGCCTTGCACTGTTCCATACATCCGTTATTATATTGTCTGTAGCAAGTTGGACAAACTTTGAACACACGTACAACAACTATGgagttgaacacacacacaaacacactgaactgTCACAAAGGAATTCAACTGCATGCAAATGGgtaagaggtgtgtgtgtgtgtgtgtgtgtgtgtgtttgtgtgtgtgtgtgtacagggactTCTCCCCTGCTCTGTTTAACAGTGTCCCCATCCTGCCTGGCTCGTCGGTCACTCAGCTGTCCTCGGACTCGAACACTTCACTCACCCTGAGAGTCACACACGACCCATCAGCTCCGTCCCAAACTAAACCCACTCAGGACGCAGCAGCTTTGTCCCAATCCAAGAGCATCACTGACAACAAGGACAGGTTAGGACTCCTGATCTGCTGAATTATAGACctaataatgtgttataatctCAGTGACATTGTTCTGGGATCCTTTTGAATGTAATCTGTCTCacatcctgtctctctctctctctggtcatCCTTCAGCTCCAACGTACTGAAGTCTCCTCTACTGCTCACTGCAGCCTCTAAGATTGAGCCGATGAAGGCCCTGGACTCACGCTTCACtgagaggtcaaaggtcacccCTGGAGTCAGCAGTTCACCTGCTGCTGTAAGCACTGCACCTATAGACAGGTAACAATGATGAACACCTACATTTATTTCACATGCTGTAAACAGCACCGGCgtatgtctctgtgtcctgGTGCTTTTCTGAATGGTGACTCAGTGACAGTGTGAGGAACTTGTGAGTAAAATGTGAGAGCGAGCGCTGATGCTGATCTCATGCTGATCTCATGCTTGTCCAAATCCATCATGAGGAGGAATGCAAACTAGTAACAGGTTTGGTAGCGAAGATTTCAAATCTGagttgatgatgatgctgattgACGACGTGAGCAGATCTTTAATCTTTAACCACAGGTTTGAGGATGTTGATGTTTAGAGGATCTTCAGTATATAATGTACAGGATCTCATACAGAGGGACGAGGAATCATCtgatacacaccactgacatcATACAGAGGAATCATCtgatacacaccactgacatcATACAGAGGAATCATCtgatacacaccactgacatcATACAGAGGAATCATCtgatacacaccactgacatcATACAGAGGAATCATCtgatacacaccactgacatcATACAGAGGAATCATCtgatacacaccactgacatcATACAGAGGAATCATCTGATACACACCACTCACATCATACAGAGGAATCATCtgatacacaccactgacatcATACAGAGGAATCATCtgatacacaccactgacatcATACAGAGGAATCATCtgatacacaccactgacatcATACAGAGGAATCATCtgatacacaccactgacatcATACAGAGGAATCATCtgatacacaccactgacatcATACAGAGGAATCATCtgatacacaccactgacatcATACAGAGGAATCATCtgatacacaccactgacatcATACAGAGGAAAACTGTATTAAATCACATATATATTTGCACCCCTTCATCCCCCAGGCTTAAGGATGGCAGCGGTGGAAGGACTGATGGGCTAAAAGACTGGAAGGGACGAGAGGACTCGAGCAGTGACAGTGAAGATAAGGTGGTGCAGAAGATGGTGCCCACTTTAACTAAACGCAGGAACGATATAGATGGAGGGGAAGTGGTTGAGAAACGGAAGAAGGGGCGACCCAGGAAGGATTCCAAGCTGATGATGAGCGTACCCCAGGtgtacacacaggtacacacaaacaaatcacattcattattaataataggaataataaataatatttaaaacaatagaATTGCATCACCACACAGTTCTATATGTAGTGCATTAGGATGACCAAAGCTGTAGCTAGCAGCATTTTCCTGGCCGAACATCACACCATCTGCTCTTGTTGAATccagttgttttctttttgctgtATTAATGAACTCATCTCTTCTGGGAAGTTAGCCATTAGAGGAAGAGAGGCAGAAATAAGGTTATGGCCAGACGTGAGCGTCTCTCCAACACACACTGGTCTGGATGATTTATCATCACCTGACATGGCAGAGAGACGTGAGCTTTAATGAAGCATTGTTACAAAGGTGGACCATGGAGGGGATGATGCTGTACATGACTTGTAGTACATCACACACTGGGAGGTTAACGGAACATGGATagatatttctttgttttgtgtgtgtgtgtgtgtgtgtgtgtgtgtgtgtgtgtgtgtgtgtgtgtgtgtgtgtgtgtgtgttaggctcCGGTCCCAGTGGAGAAGGAGATATCACGAGTCATGGCTCCTGTAGCGGTTAAGCTCAAAACACCTGCAGTACAGAAATCATTTAGCACACaggtaaaatacacacacacacacacacacacacacacacacacagaggttgaGACACTGGGGGAGATCgtgacatgtctgtgtgtgtgtaggtgggcttGGACCCTGTTGTGTATTTGGAGGTGGACAACGAGTTGTGTGTAGTTGCTGGTTCTCGTATCAGTCAACTCCGCTTCAGCACTAACGGCCGAGAGTGGAACATGGTGTTGACCAGCCGTATTGTCATGGCAACGGCCAGCAGGTACAGTTgtgctctcactcactcactctcacacactctcgcgcgcgcttctcgctgcgcgcgcgcgcgcacgcgcgcgaaCGCGCAGCGCGCGCAAAGCAGCTACGgccgctcgcgcgcgcgcgcgagcgacGCGCGCTAGCGAGACCGACGCGCACGAGCGCGCGCAGCTCgcgagcgagcgcgcgcgcacacacgcagcgcgcgcgcgcgcgcgagcgcgcacacgcgcgcgctcagCGCGCGCACAGCGCGCGCAAAAAGCGCGTCAGCGCGCAGTCGCGCGCGCGACACATcgcgcgcgcagcgcgcgcgatcgacacacacacagatcgcGCGCTGCGAGCGCGCAAAGCGCGCGCGCtacacgcgcgcgcgcagccgcgcgcgcgcgctgcgcgcTCGCGCTCTCACACTGCGCGCGCGCTGCACGCACGCGCTAAGAGATCGCGCGCGCGCcgcacgcgcgcgcgccgcgcgcgccgCGTACACGCGCGCCGCGCGCctcgcgcgcgcgcagcgcacacacactcgctctcgctCAGCGCGCGcgacacgcgcgcgcgcgcgtacgtcgcgcccacacacacgctcgcgctcgctcgcgcacacactctgcgcgcgcgctcgcgcacacactcaccgCGGTCGCGCGACCACGCCGGCCGCGCACGCGCGCACCCATcggcgcgcgcgcacacacacgcgcgcggcCCGGCGCGCGCGGCGCGAGCACACGCGCGCTGCGCGCACCGCACGCGatcgcacacgcgcgcgcgcaccacGCGCACGCTGCGCCACGCTCtctcacgcgcgcgcacacactgcGCGCGCTcgtcacacactctctctctctctcactcactctatctcacactctctctctctctctctctctctctcactctctctcacactctctctcactctctctctctcacacacactctctctcacactctctctctctctctctaacatacacacacactcactttttcCTCTCCCGTCTCTGTAGTGATGTGGTGGCCGTGGTGTGTGAAGATCGGACCCTCTCAATATTTTCTGCATGTGGGCGGAGACTTGTCCCACCAATTATGCTCTCTGCACCAATCACAGCTCTGCATTGCTCTGCCCACTTTGTGATGGCTCTGACTGCCTCAGCCACAGTGTCTGTCTGGTACTGGCCCTGCCCACTTTAGCATGACATCACAGCACTGACATTAACATAAGTGTgtgaagacaaataaaataaataataaaaacactttctCACCATCAAGCGTGTTGTAGACAGGAACGTAATCACACATGAGACaatatttatagcattttacATTTCAACCTTAATGTTTTTTAGCAAATGTGTTTAAATCTTtcaaaaaattgtgtgtgtttacagggaCATGCAGAAGAAAGTCGCTCTGGTCAAAAACGAGTCTCTCAACTGTCTTTTATCAGGTGAACTTCACGTTTAATCACAATTCTGACCTgtctctgttcctctctctctgttcctctctctctgttcctctctctctgttcctctctctctctctctctctctctctctctctctctctctctctctctctctctctctctctcgtgttcCTGTATCTGTGTCCTGCTCTCTACATCTAACCCCGTCTGTTCCCCAGGTGTTGACACAGTTGTGTTCTCTATGTTAACGGAACACGGCGTTCCTGTAGTCGCTCTGTCTAACGGGCGCTCCTACTGCTTTAACTCTGCTATGGAGACATggtgagccacacacacacacacacacacacacacacacacacacacacacacacacacacacacacacacacacacacacacacacacacacacacacacacctgtatgtaGTTGTCCAATCCACTGTGTATAAAATCATGGAGATGCAGgacttcaggtaatgttcacatcagaatGGTGACAGTGTGTCATGGCTGTTGGTGTGTGTCAGCTGGTCTGGTTTAGACCGTGAagattaactgaagctcttgacttgtatgatttttttgctttgtgctgctgacatgtgattggctgattgtaTAACTGCATTAAAGTATAACTTCtgctctttctgtgtgtcaggAACCTGATTGTGGATAAACAGGACTCTCTGGTTCAGTGTGCAGATTTCAGTAGTTGTGTAACTTCCCATGATGCACCGGGCTGCACAGGACCTCTCGCCACCAGTCAGGGACGGAACCTGAGGTACAAGTGCTCTGATTGGCCAGCGTCCAGCTGACGAGCTCTATAACTGGACAGTTTATGTAATCCTGTTCTAATCGTGCTgcatgtctttgtctgtctctcagtgcgGGACGGTTAGCGTCTCGTCTCTCGTCCACTCCTCATCATGTTCAGCAGGTGATGACTCTGTCCTTCCTAGAGAATCAGCTGTCCTCTGCTTTAATTCTCCACTCCACTAACGAGTACAGACACTGGCTGCTCATCTACACCCGCTTCCTTGTAAACGAGGGTGAGGAACAAGGGATGGAGGGGAAGTGATCACAGATGTGTTTATAATGAGGGACGAATGTAATGAGTGATTAAAAAAGTGGAGGATGAACAGATGTTTATGTAACGGGACAGATGAAGGGAAGAATGGGACCAGGGGAGAGAAGGATGGCAGGAGGGATGTTAGTGATGGAGAGATAATAAATGCAAGTCAACAAGAATTCTTATGATCGATGTGTAAATCATTACATCATATAAACATAGTGAAATATTCACGTAGAATGCTTCAAATAAAAAGgagttaggtgtgtgtgtgtgtgcgtgcgtgtgcgtgtttgtgtgtgtttgtttgtgcgtgtgtgtgtttgtgtgggtgtgtgggtgtgtgtttgctcagtGTGCATTGAACCTtctctcttgtctgtctgtctgtctgtctgtctgtctgtgtaggTTATGAGCAGCGGTTGAGGGAACTTTGTAAGGATTTATTGGGGCCGGTTCATAAATCCAGCAGCAGTTCTTGGGAGTCCACAGTGCTGGTAAGTTTACTAGAGGAAGAGCAATTGCACCAACTGATGTTCTGATGTTCCTGTTGTCCTGATGTTCCTGTTGTTCTGATGTTCCTGTTGTTCCTGATGTTCCTGATGTTCCTGACCTCACCAgtgtattttttcattttaaaaattaaccAGTTGATTTCGCTAGACTGAGGGTTTGGGTTCAGGTTTTTCTCTCCGGCTTGTTTTACTGACCCTAATGAATGCTAACCCATGGAACAGCTGAACAAACCTTTGTCCTGTTTACTTACCGTCCCTTAAAAAGAGCACATGTATAAAGTGCTGTAATTCCTGCACTGTTCATTGCAGTGCTTTGTGTCCGTGTTCTCTCACTGGACTGTGAAGATAAAACCTCTTcttttgtgcaaaaaaatgaaaccaagacAAATCATGTCAGATCTCACTCTGCAAAATCCTGTTGAACAAATCTAGATagaaactccactgctgtctctccATCCACACCTCCACACTTCGTCTGCACCAACAGCCTCAGATCCTTCCTCACCTCATCCTTTATAATCTTTCCTAATTTCTGCTCTACATTCAGATataaaacattcctcacaaactcagGAGAGAAATTTTaccttccagcatgacaatgatctgaaacacacacaaatcatcagacgTCACCAGAACCAGGTTGTGGAGTGACTCAGCCGAGTCCAGATCTACATCcaatgtaatgtctgtgtggtgacCTGAAGAGGGCGCTGTAACAGGAGCTGAAGGAGAGTTCTCATGCTTATGGAGGCAAAATATCCAGATGTTCTAAACTGattaaatattgtaataaaatctAAAGATGCTTTAACTAAGTAAGAGTTTAGAGGTTTGCACATTTAACCAGTTTATTCTAcatatttttaccttttttctcCTAAAATGATTCGtattgtttttcactttaataTATAACGACAAAGATTCTGACACGATTTatctttatctgtttttttacaTGACAAAAACCTGACATTTTAACAGGAGTGTGTCGACTTTTCATCTGAAGAAAGGAAAATCTTTGCTCATGGTGTTTAGGGAAGAGTAATTATTGTCCTGAAATATGAATAAATGCTCATTGTGTTAAATGTCATAATGTGTTCTATCATCATGACGGTGTTTGTGTGCAGGGTTTGAGGAAGAGAGACCTGCTGATGGACGTGCTGCCGGTGGTTGGACAGAATCTACGCTTCCAGCGTCTATTCACTGAGTATCAGGACCAGCTGGATCTGCTCCGCCCCAAATAGCACTGTACCTGCTGCGACCTACTTAACCTTAACCCCACCCAATGTGCATTGTCCCGCCTCCCTAATTAGTGATGAACTCTTTAGGAATATAAGAGCTGTCTCccccactctgtctctctctctgtctttatctgtaCACTAATTGTAGCCTGAATTAGGAAAgtgtggagtgagacagagggtgaaacagtgtttgtgtacagGACTGATGATGGACAGCTTGAAGCTCCGCCTTCAGTCAGCTTTTGTATTGTACATGTACAttgtaaacactttttttttcctttgtctttTTCTATGAAATGAATAACAGACCAAAagtaatttagaaaaaaataaacaggtgaTTAATTCtactgtgtgcaggtgtgtgtgtgtgagtgtgagtgtgagtgtgagtgagtgtgagtgagtgtgagtgagtgtgagtgagtgtgagtgagtgtgagtgagtgtgagtgagtgtgagtgagtgtgagtgagagagagtgagagtgtgagtgagagtgtgagtgagagagagtgagagagagagagtgagagagtgagtgagagagagtgagtgagagagagagagtgagtgagagagagagagtgagagagagagagagtgagtgagtgagtgagtgagagtgagtgagtgagtgagtgagtgagtgagtgagtgagtgagtgagtgagtgagtgagtgagtgagtgagtgagtgagtgagagagagagagtgagtgagagagagtgagtgagagagagagagaccctgcttagtgcaaaatgtttttttgagaACCCACACAGAATTAGACAAGACTTCACACAGAGATTAGAACTCAAAACCACAGTACTGCTGACGACATCCTCTGTTGCCTGGAAGGAGACCTAgtctgtgtctcacacacacacacacacacacacacacacacacacacacacacacacacacacacacacagaaactgtAGAACATTTATCTAAATAGTTCGCATATGTTAACATGAACAAATGAACTCCACCATGCTGACACTCAGTTAACGTtctaaaatttaaatcaatgtaaaacaataaatatttgaataagtgaaaatgtaggaaaaacagaattacacacacacacacacacacacacacacacacacacacacacacacacacacacacacagagagagagagagagagagagagagagagagaacaagcaaacacacaagtAACAGATTCATTAGTAACACACAATGTCTTTGAGTAAAATCTTCCCGAGGTCAcaccgtttgtgtgtgtgtgtgtgtgtgtgtgtgtgtgtgtgtgtgtgtgtgtgtgtgtgtgtgtgtgtgtgtgtgtgcatgcaatcTTTTAAAGTGCTTTTACATTACGAGGATTTAAAAGGTGGGGTCAGGGGATGTGTCCTGGGGTATCAGTAGTTTCTGTGTGATTATCAGTTTTCAGTGCAATGCTTTTGTCCCTCTAAAAGGATTTACTTTaggacacaaaaaaacagagagaaaataaagttatttaaacTTCACgaacaccgtgtgtgtgtgtgtgtgtgtgtgtgtgtgtgtgtgtgtgtgtgtgtgtgtgtttacatgtttacaacAGTCCCATATTTTAGTCATAAATATTACTGAGTGCGTGCCGTACTAAATCCAATAattagtttttgtgtgtgtgagagaatcaTAACGGCAAGGTGTTTAGAGTCCACAAGAGGGCAGCAGATTCCCGTcaaacacacagagtataaAACATTACACCTAAACCTCATGGTGTGCTTTTTCGTTCATCACCGTGTGTGTAGCTTCTGGCTCTAACATGAGTCCTAAGAGTTCAGATTATGAGTGATGAGGATGTCAGTACAGGTGTGAAAATATGATGTGATTCTAACAGTATTTGGAGGCTTTAGTGTGAACAACTCTGTATATCTCAGATGGTGGCGAATGACCAACTAATCGACTGCTTTATTGCTCTCTCTAAATAGAGCAAATGTAATCacataattacataaatatGTAATCATAGGAAGAGTAGTGATCACACTGAAAGGTTGTGCTCTCTGCGGCTAGGCTTAAAGACTGCTGTAACAATGAGCTGCTCAGACTGCATGATGTTGGAAATGTTTAAAACAGTCAGTATTTAAAAACACAAGGTTGGATTTGATGAACATTTTTGCctgaaaataaagtgaaagtgacgtgacatacggctaagtacggtgacccagactcagaattcgttctctgcattttgacccatccaaattgaacacacacacacacacacacacacacacacacacacacacacacacacacacacacacacacacacacacacacacacaaacaccatgaacacacacccagagcagtgggcagccattaatgctgcggcacccagggagcagttgcaGGGTTCggggccttgcacaagggcacctcagtcgtggccggcccaagactcgaacccacaaccttaggattacgagtcagactctataaccctaggccatgacttgcccaaATTTGAGTGGAATATTGTGTGcttgaaacatttaaaatggtCTGTAAAGATGCAGGAAACAGAATATATAGGAAATTTGtgcatgaaaataaaagcagagaaaACTGACTTGATTAAAATGTTTGACAGACAACAGGAGAAAAAGTGTATGAAATCCACTCAGAAAGcttgttcatggtgtgtgtgtgtgtgtgtgtgtgtgtgtgtgtgtgtgtgtgtgtgtgtgtgtgtgtgtgtgtgtgtgtgtgtgctaacaCCAGTTAAAATGAGTTTTTAAACTGtatctgaattatttttattgatcagTGTTATTAgatgcatgtactgtagattTTGGGAACTGTTGAAAGGATCACAGAACAAACATCGGCAGCACCGCCTTCTAGACTCGGACTTGCCCGTTTCCTGTGGCAAAGTCGAAGAAGAATGTTGAAATacagtgaaaaaataaataaataaaacttctgaaATCCTAAATcctaaaaataaatgctaacaATAGCAAAGTAATAAAACAGATTAATTATAGCTAATAAATACAAACCTTTGGCATCTTGTCTGTGATGAAAGATCATGAAGTTAAAATGGCTGTTAAACATTCGGCCCTTTCCTGATTTTATCTGGATTACTAACAGCGCTCTCCCTAATAGATGCTTTTAACACTGCTTTAGCTTTTCCTCTTCACTCGACCCCGACCTTCTGCTGATGTCCAATTGTTTAAAATCACAGATAACAGATTAGtgctgtgaaacacacacacacacacacacacacacacacacacacacacacacacacacacacacacacacacatcctctacAGCCCATTTGGAAAAATCCTCGACTTCGTGTGCTCGTGATTTTGATGTTGGTTTTACGGAGTGCAATCATAAAGCCATTTCCTCCATTAGCATCCTGCTGTTCAGCCCCAGcagcagagtgtgtgttcaAACACTCACATTACACCATCGCTGTGATTTCAGCccaatgagtgtgagtgttgatTTACTCAGAACCacttagctctgtgtgtgtgtgtgtgtgtgtgtgtgtgtgtgtgtgtgtgtgtgtgtgtgtgtgtgtgtgtgtgtgtgtgtgtgtttaaatccaaatgaacacatttttcCTCCTGAGTAATCTAGCAGAACTccatctcactgtgtgtgtgtgtgtgtgtgtgtgtgtgtgtgtgtgtgtgtgtgtgtgtgtgtgtgtgtgtgtgtgtgtgtgtgtgtgtgtgtgtgtgtgtgtgagggttcaGGTTCAGATCTGTGACAGTGTTCTTTATTATGTTTCAGGACTTCAACAAGGAATTTAGTCCAAAATTGAGCTCAATGTTTCCATGATTCGTTTCATGGCCTTTATTCATAGCTTGTAAGAATAATCTCAGAAAGCTCAGAATTAagtttaaacatttctaactgTGAATCTTATCTTAAGCGTGATTCAGGTTTCAGAGCAActctaaacaaatacaaaaacttttatcttagagaggggGTGGGGCTTAAACTCattactaggtatgacacattcctctgaagactgtgattggttgtccagtaaaaaaagtggtagctcagtggttaaggtgttggactactgatcagaaggttgtgagtttgaatcctaggtccaccaaaGTGCGACTGCTGGGCCtgtgagcaaggcccttaaccctcaattgctcatttgtataaactgaaataaaaatgtaagtcactctggaaaagggaGTCtgttaaatgacagaaatgtacatacatacacactacattatctAATCTGTATTATCTTATTAATCACCGTCATTTCCACCTACGATAAAGAAACTCTACgataaaagtcctcctcacgactcctaacactttttaaactcatgagctcttttaagggttaagatgctttatgaagaacTTTTACCTTTGATTGGATCTTCTCTTTAAACAGCCACATTTCTAAGATTATGTCTCCTAATTTTGGCACTAGGTGAAACTCGTTACACTGAGAATCTTCATGAATACGAGCCCTGGTGTTCAGTCTCGGACACACAGCAGCTTCAGTGGAATTTCTGTGCTTCACATTCAGTTTATTAAAAGTTCATACCTCGGAGGTGAGAGCAGATTTTTTAGACCAACACAAAACCTCCCTTTTAAACCTGAAAATATTAagatatatagaaaatatagacTGCTGTCAAATATAATATGACATAACATAGAATAAGAACAGATTTAAAAGacttaaaaaagaatatattaGTGCATGAATAGAGCTGGTTGGGATGATGACATTAATCAGTGGTTTCAGTCAACAACATGCTTCAACACTCAGTATTCTGTAGCACAGAGAATAGCGTTGCAGACCCGGAGACCCTTCAGACAGATTACTGTaaacacagaataaaatgaacagaatggGAGTCGCGTCTGCACTTTCACAGCTCCTCCATTCGCAACTTCTGGGCCAGAATATCAAAATAAGagtccttttttttctgctctataTAAACCAATATACattttcaatttgcacattgcataaaaaataatgtaatcatTGATCTTATAACAATATACAGAttccagagaaaaaaaaacacaattatatacaTACTTTGTGTGTATCACACTCTCCCTGACAAAATAAGAAAAGCTCCAATGATCAACGTCTTACCTCCTATATGTGCAATCAACACACAGGCACAGTGAAGTTAAGTATGTGTATGAATTGATTTAGCCAGTTTGTGGTAGGCAACTATTCGTATCccaaacaggtgtgtgtatgattggGTAAGCTGTCACTGCATTAAGTGTTAGTATGGCTGTAGCACAGGATGACCAAAGGTGTCATAAGTGTTTGTCTTGGCCTTTTCTCCCTCGTAGACCTTCTTACTGTAGCTTCACTCCCTTCACTTGAATTGCGACTCTCTCTGGCTCAACACAAGCAGCTGCTTCCCTCTCCTCATCCACATGGTCTTCCTTAGGTGGTACCAGGTATGTATTTGGTTCTGACCAATTTTCCAGTACACTTGATTCCTCCCTTCTGTGTATTTGATTGTGTTCTTTTAGAGGTACTTGCTCAGGTAGACGACTATCCCCTGGTTTCGTCCAACTGACTGGGATTCTCAACCAGTATCCTCCTCCGCTACTTTCTTTGCCTGAGTCT encodes:
- the LOC113648160 gene encoding protein HIRA isoform X3 translates to MKLLKPSWVSHNGKPIFSVDIHPDGTKFATGGQGEDSGKVVIWNMAPVLREEDEKNENVPKLLCQMDNHLACVNCVRWSNNGLYLASGGDDKLVMVWKKAAFIGPSTVFGSSSKLANVEQWRCVTILRNHTGDVMDVAWSPHDVWLASCSVDNTIVIWNARKFPEMVTSLSAHSGLVKGLSWDPVGKYVASQADDRSLKVWRTIDWQLEANITKPFNECGGTTHVLRLSWSPDGQYLVSAHAMNNSGPTAQIIERDGWKTNMDFVGHRKAVTVVKFNPKIFKKKPRNGSSSKPTNPYCCCAVGSKDRSLSVWLTSLKRPLVVIHDLFDKSIMDITWTLNGLGLLVCSMDGTVAFLDFSQDELGDPLNEEEKNAIHQKMYGKSLAITMETQLSSTIIENPEMLKYQQETRTSSGTLGSSTETPVPKLSSVVNGESLEDIRKNLLKKQVETRTADGRRRITPLCIAQLDTGDFSPALFNSVPILPGSSVTQLSSDSNTSLTLRVTHDPSAPSQTKPTQDAAALSQSKSITDNKDSSNVLKSPLLLTAASKIEPMKALDSRFTERSKVTPGVSSSPAAVSTAPIDRLKDGSGGRTDGLKDWKGREDSSSDSEDKVVQKMVPTLTKRRNDIDGGEVVEKRKKGRPRKDSKLMMSVPQVYTQAPVPVEKEISRVMAPVAVKLKTPAVQKSFSTQVGLDPVVYLEVDNELCVVAGSRISQLRFSTNGREWNMVLTSRIVMATASSDVVAVVCEDRTLSIFSACGRRLVPPIMLSAPITALHCSAHFVMALTASATVSVWDMQKKVALVKNESLNCLLSGVDTVVFSMLTEHGVPVVALSNGRSYCFNSAMETWNLIVDKQDSLVQCADFSSCVTSHDAPGCTGPLATSQGRNLSAGRLASRLSSTPHHVQQVMTLSFLENQLSSALILHSTNEYRHWLLIYTRFLVNEGYEQRLRELCKDLLGPVHKSSSSSWESTVLECVDFSSEERKIFAHGV